A genomic region of Cyprinus carpio isolate SPL01 chromosome B11, ASM1834038v1, whole genome shotgun sequence contains the following coding sequences:
- the LOC122138943 gene encoding uncharacterized protein LOC122138943: MTINELRSNGFWILGCSKAVSSYIYKCTRCRKLRRCTEEQRMANLPQERMETTPPFTYCGMDCFGPFCVKEGRKELKRYGLLLTCMCSRAVHVEMLDDLSTDAFINALRAFIAIRGPVRQLRSDQGTNFVGARREFAEALKGINQERLKEFGCEFIMNTPSTSHMGGIWERQIRTIRSVLTSILDQSAQRLDSASLRTFLYEVMAIVNSRPLTTEHLNDPSGPQPLTPNHILTMKTSIILPPPGEFVKEDLYLRKRWRKVQYLANEFWSRWRKEYLLNLQHRQKWHKHRRNAKVNDIVILKDDTAPRSQWKLAKVTEVHSGTDGCVRTVKLLISDSTLDKKGKRVTKPTYLERPIQKIVTLIEAD, from the coding sequence ATGACTATAAATGAACTGCGATCAAACGGTTTCTGGATTTTGGGATGTAGCAAAGCAGTGTCTTCATATATCTACAAATGCACTAGGTGCAGGAAACTGAGAAGATGCACCGAAGAGCAAAGGATGGCAAATCTTCCTCAGGAACGTATGGAGACAACCCCTCCTTTCACATACTGCGGGATGGACTGTTTCGGTCCTTTCTGCGTCAAAGAAGGAAGAAAGGAGTTGAAACGCTATGGGCTTCTACTTACATGTATGTGTTCCAGAGCGGTCCATGTAGAAATGCTGGATGATTTATCCACTgacgcattcattaatgctttgCGTGCTTTCATTGCCATACGTGGACCTGTGCGTCAACTTAGATCTGACCAGGGCACTAATTTCGTGGGTGCAAGACGAGAATTTGCTGAAGCACTAAAGGGAATTAACCAAGAACGCCTAAAGGAGTTTGGCTGTGAATTCATCATGAACACCCCATCAACCAGTCACATGGGTGGCATTTGGGAGAGGCAGATTCGGACAATAAGAAGTGTTTTGACATCCATTCTGGATCAATCAGCTCAAAGACTTGATAGTGCCTCACTAAGAACATTTCTCTATGAAGTCATGGCTATCGTGAATAGCAGACCTTTAACCACAGAGCATCTGAATGATCCATCTGGTCCGCAGCCTCTTACACCTAACCATATCTTGACTATGAAGACTTCAATAATTTTACCACCACCTGGAGAGTTTGTCAAGGAAGACCTTTATCTTCGTAAAAGATGGCGTAAGGTGCAGTATTTAGCAAATGAGTTCTGGTCACGTTGGAGAAAAGAATATCTTCTAAACCTGCAACACAGGCAGAAATGGCACAAGCATCGTAGAAATGCAAAGGTCAATGACATTGTCATTCTGAAAGATGACACAGCTCCACGCAGTCAGTGGAAGCTAGCGAAGGTAACAGAAGTGCACAGTGGTACAGATGGCTGTGTGAGAACAGTGAAGTTATTGATTAGTGATTCGACACTGGATAAAAAGGGCAAACGTGTTACTAAACCGACTTACCTTGAAAGGCCCATCCAGAAAATAGTTACCCTGATTGAAGCAGATTAA